From one Lotus japonicus ecotype B-129 chromosome 3, LjGifu_v1.2 genomic stretch:
- the LOC130745031 gene encoding uncharacterized protein LOC130745031, producing MVSWSIELSEHDIRYEPRRAIKAQVLADFLVELTDEEEPPAETTWVVNVDGSSNKEGGGAGIVLQSSTGMVVEQSLRFNFPTTNNQAEYEACIAGLVTARDLGAKEILVCCDSLLVVSQANGDAQAKDPILEQYLTHLKRLASTFTKVEFRHVPRAQNNRTDTLAKLASTGKPGLNGTVIQGTLALPYVADPDRPVGQVMMPIGTEEDWRTPIIKYLRSGWLPEEKVEAKKLVRRASWYTIVNDDLFKRGFSTPLLKCLAKDRAAYVLAEIHEGSCGHHPGGCSLARKVLRAGYYWPTLEKDAAEHVKQCDPCQRHADLHNAPPAHLTSLVYPWPFHQWGMDLLGLFDTAPGQLKYLVVAVDYFTKWVEAEALAMITTARVQRFFYKNIISRFGVPGVLVTDNGTQFTSKGFRDLLDGLHIKQRFTFVEHPQTNGQAESANRVILRGLRKRLGSAKGDWAEQLDHVLWAYRTTPHSTTGESPYRLTFGTEAVIPAEIGEPSARTVGFDPNQNDQLIGEDLDLLA from the coding sequence ATGGTAAGCTGGTCCATCGAGCTCTCCGAGCATGACATCCGCTACGAGCCCAGGAGAGCCATTAAAGCACAAGTCCTAGCAGACTTCTTGGTCGAACTCACAGATGAGGAAGAGCCTCCTGCCGAGACCACCTGGGTGGTCAACGTAGATGGCTCGAGCAACAAGGAAGGTGGCGGGGCTGGGATCGTATTGCAAAGTAGTACCGGAATGGTGGTCGAACAATCCCTCCGCTTTAACTTCCCAACTACAAACAACCAGGCCGAGTATGAAGCGTGCATTGCAGGGCTGGTCACGGCTCGAGACCTGGGAGCTAAGGAGATACTTGTCTGCTGCGACTCACTTCTGGTCGTTTCACAAGCAAACGGAGACGCTCAGGCAAAGGATCCCATCCTGGAACAATACTTGACCCATTTGAAACGACTGGCCTCGACCTTCACCAAAGTGGAGTTCCGCCACGTCCCCAGAGCCCAGAATAATCGAACAGACACCCTGGCCAAGCTGGCCAGCACTGGAAAGCCTGGCCTGAATGGAACGGTCATTCAGGGGACCTTAGCCCTCCCCTATGTAGCTGACCCCGATCGTCCTGTAGGACAAGTTATGATGCCGATCGGTACCGAGGAAGACTGGAGGACCCCGATCATCAAGTATCTCAGATCCGGGTGGCTGCCCGAAGAGAAGGTTGAAGCCAAGAAGTTGGTACGGCGCGCCTCCTGGTACACTATCGTTAATGATGATCTCTTCAAGCGGGGATTCTCCACCCCCCTTCTGAAGTGCTTGGCTAAAGATAGAGCAGCCTATGTCCTGGCGGAAATCCACGAGGGCAGCTGCGGCCATCATCCGGGCGGGTGTTCCCTTGCCCGAAAGGTACTCCGAGCCGGCTATTACTGGCCAACCCTAGAGAAAGACGCCGCGGAGCACGTTAAGCAATGCGACCCCTGCCAGAGGCACGCCGATCTGCACAACGCTCCTCCGGCCCATCTTACCTCTCTAGTCTATCCTTGGCCTTTCCACCAGTGGGGCATGGATTTATTGGGTCTGTTCGACACAGCGCCTGGCCAACTCAAGTACTTGGTGGTAGCAGTGGATTACTTCACCAAGTGGGTCGAAGCCGAAGCACTAGCAATGATCACCACAGCTAGAGTGCAACGCTTCTTCTACAAGAACATCATCAGCAGGTTCGGAGTCCCTGGGGTCCTGGTCACAGACAATGGAACCCAGTTTACCTCTAAGGGGTTTAGGGACCTCTTGGACGGGCTGCACATCAAGCAGCGATTCACTTTCGTCGAGCACCCCCAGACAAACGGGCAGGCAGAGTCGGCCAACAGGGTCATTCTCCGAGGCCTCCGGAAGAGATTGGGGAGTGCCAAGGGCGACTGGGCCGAACAGCTCGATCACGTCCTGTGGGCATACCGCACCACTCCGCACTCGACTACGGGGGAGAGCCCTTACCGCCTCACCTTTGGCACAGAAGCTGTGATTCCGGCTGAGATAGGAGAACCGAGCGCCCGAACAGTGGGTTTTGACCCCAACCAGAACGATCAACTCATAGGGGAAGACCTCGACCTCCTGGCGTAA
- the LOC130745033 gene encoding uncharacterized protein LOC130745033 produces the protein MAFPFPQGWARPKVKLYEGDTDPQEHVNFFVGAMQYAGASDPLYCRCFPMSLGKGPMNWFQNLPSNSLHDWNGVVSCFLAQYSSVRSIPKTAQTLALVKQKEKESLKAFLNRFNKEAGDITGLLPDTRLVLATAALAPGPFLTSLDGKPANTLEEFLARAEKFINMEDAATLRAASQTLAIKGPPKLKENKDQPSTRESRRKGQDERKSKRKKYDSYTPLNSSLSRILREKASTDLRDRPPPLLTRGDKLDSKRFCEFHDSPGHNTDECLNLKDKVEELIRAGRLSRYVAVSTGALQRPRSPPPRRSPTPPRHRDRSPPKRRSVERRDRSPPRRHSPERRRSPERRRSPERRGRSRERRRSPDRHGQDEVRRQHGNNLVSVGSIGGGWAAGGPTNNSRKRSTRVIMSAAGRPRPGSLHPPRQKVAITFTEDDYGEDTGEEDDPIVIEALIGNGKIRRTLIDTGSSADIMFYDAYKSLGLSVKDLLPYDHDLVGFTGDRVLPLGYFDTCLSLGDYRICRTIKARFLVVECPTAYNAILGRLSLNTFRAIISTHHLMLKYPWAGRAVPVRGNLEMARSCYNSSCRLAREERKKKKSKVHDQQNNFHVQHTSFMTDLDPRVDQSRDDQRLKPDGESHPIQVGPLPENTTNIARDLPRDLSKRMEKLLLSNGKLFAWSSADMPGIDPAFCSHRLSVDRKFKPVAQKKRQMSAEKQ, from the coding sequence ATGGCGTTTCCTTTCCCTCAGGGGTGGGCACGGCCCAAAGTGAAGCTCTACGAGGGAGACACCGACCCGCAGGAACACGTGAACTTCTTCGTGGGCGCGATGCAGTATGCTGGGGCCAGCGACCCTTTATACTGCCGCTGCTTCCCCATGAGCCTTGGAAAAGGACCCATGAACTGGTTCCAGAATTTACCGAGCAACTCACTGCACGACTGGAACGGAGTTGTGTCATGTTTTTTAGCCCAGTATTCCTCGGTGCGCAGCATACCGAAGACCGCGCAGACTTTGGCCTTGGTTAAGCAGAAGGAGAAGGAGTCTCTGAAGGCATTTCTCAATCGGTTCAACAAGGAGGCCGGTGATATCACCGGACTCCTCCCCGACACAAGGTTGGTCCTGGCTACCGCAGCCCTTGCGCCAGGACCGTTCCTGACCTCTCTGGACGGCAAGCCCGCCAACACTCTGGAGGAATTCCTAGCTCGAGCAGAAAAATTCATAAACATGGAGGATGCCGCGACCCTAAGAGCCGCGAGTCAGACGCTCGCGATCAAAGGACCGCCGAAGTTGAAGGAAAATAAGGACCAACCTTCGACCCGAGAGTCCCGACGGAAGGGTCAGGACGAACGGAAGTCGAAGCGAAAGAAGTACGATAGTTATACcccactgaactcctcccttTCACGCATCCTGAGGGAGAAAGCCTCCACCGACCTCAGAGACCGTCCCCCCCCACTCCTGACGAGAGGCGACAAGCTGGATTCTAAGAGATTCTGTGAGTTCCACGACAGCCCGGGTCACAACACTGACGAGTGCCTGAACCTCAAGGACAAGGTGGAAGAACTAATCAGAGCAGGACGACTGTCCAGGTATGTAGCTGTGTCGACGGGGGCCCTCCAGCGCCCGCGCTCGCCACCCCCAAGACGGTCACCGACCCCTCCAAGACACCGAGACCGGTCTCCTCCCAAACGCCGATCGGTGGAACGTCGCGACAGGTCTCCTCCGCGTCGCCACAGCCCCGAGCGTCGCCGGAGCCCCGAGCGTCGCCGGAGCCCCGAGCGTCGCGGACGCAGCCGGGAACGGCGAAGAAGCCCCGACCGCCACGGCCAGGATGAAGTCAGAAGACAACACGGGAATAATCTAGTCAGCGTCGGCTCAATAGGAGGAGGATGGGCCGCAGGCGGTCCCACCAACAACAGCCGGAAAAGGAGTACTCGCGTCATCATGTCAGCGGCTGGACGGCCCCGACCAGGGTCCCTCCACCCCCCAAGGCAGAAGGTGGCCATAACCTTCACAGAGGACGATTACGGCGAGGACACCGGCGAAGAAGATGACCCCATCGTCATTGAAGCTCTGATCGGCAACGGTAAGATCCGAAGGACACTCATCGATACAGGTAGTTCGGCGgacattatgttttatgatgcTTATAAGAGCTTAGGGCTATCGGTGAAAGACCTGCTCCCCTACGACCATGATTTGGTTGGGTTCACAGGGGACAGAGTCCTACCCTTAGGATATTTTGATACTTGCCTTTCCTTGGGAGATTACAGAATTTGCAGGACTATAAAAGCCCGCTTTCTGGTGGTGGAGTGTCCGACGGCGTACAACGCCATTCTGGGCAGGCTAAGCCTCAACACTTTCAGGGCGATCATATCCACCCACCACCTGATGTTGAAGTACCCCTGGGCAGGAAGGGCGGTACCAGTACGCGGCAATCTAGAAATGGCGAGGAGCTGCTACAACTCCAGCTGCAGACTGGCCAGGgaggaaaggaagaagaagaagtccaAAGTGCACGACCAGCAGAACAACTTTCACGTTCAACACACCAGTTTCATGACCGACCTTGACCCCCGCGTGGACCAGTCTAGAGACGACCAACGCCTCAAACCCGACGGGGAGTCCCACCCCATCCAGGTCGGTCCCCTTCCAGAGAACACTACCAACATAGCTCGGGACCTTCCCCGAGACCTCTCCAAACGAATGGAAAAATTGCTACTTTCCAATGGGAAGCTGTTTGCCTGGTCGTCAGCCGACATGCCCGGCATTGACCCCGCCTTCTGTAGCCACAGACTTTCCGTCGACCGGAAGTTCAAACCAGTTGCTCAGAAGAAGAGGCAGATGAGCGCTGAGAAGCAGTAG